The following are from one region of the Novosphingobium humi genome:
- the rpsM gene encoding 30S ribosomal protein S13, with amino-acid sequence MARIAGVNIPTNKRVIIALTYIHGIGSFKAKQIADKLGIDHSRRVQDLSDAEVLHIRETIDAEHTVEGDLRRETAMNIKRLMDLACYRGLRHRKGLPVRGQRTHTNARTRKGKAKPIAGKKK; translated from the coding sequence GTGGCTCGTATTGCCGGGGTTAATATCCCCACCAACAAGCGCGTTATCATCGCGCTGACCTACATTCATGGTATCGGCTCGTTCAAGGCCAAGCAGATCGCTGACAAGCTGGGCATTGACCACAGTCGTCGCGTTCAGGATCTGTCGGACGCTGAAGTCCTGCACATCCGTGAAACCATTGACGCCGAGCACACCGTGGAAGGCGATCTTCGTCGCGAAACCGCGATGAACATCAAGCGTCTGATGGATCTGGCCTGCTATCGCGGCCTGCGTCACCGTAAGGGTCTGCCCGTTCGCGGTCAGCGCACCCACACCAACGCCCGCACCCGCAAGGGTAAGGCCAAGCCCATCGCTGGTAAGAAGAAGTAA
- the rpsF gene encoding 30S ribosomal protein S6, producing MALYEHVFLARQDLSQAQVDALAATATEIIETNGGKVTKTETWGLKNLAYKIKRNRKAHFVMLNVEAPAGVTAELERQIGINEDIIRFITVRVDELEAGPSVQMRKNDRERSRRREREEA from the coding sequence GTGGCTCTCTATGAGCACGTGTTCCTGGCCCGCCAGGATCTGAGCCAAGCGCAGGTTGATGCGCTGGCCGCCACCGCCACCGAGATCATTGAAACCAACGGGGGCAAGGTCACCAAGACCGAAACCTGGGGTCTCAAGAACCTCGCCTACAAGATCAAGCGCAACCGCAAGGCGCACTTTGTGATGCTCAACGTTGAAGCCCCCGCCGGCGTCACCGCCGAGCTGGAGCGCCAGATCGGCATCAACGAAGACATCATCCGTTTCATCACCGTTCGCGTTGATGAACTGGAAGCTGGCCCGTCGGTCCAGATGCGCAAGAACGATCGCGAGCGCAGCCGTCGCCGCGAACGCGAGGAGGCTTGA
- a CDS encoding amidohydrolase family protein: MAQNAAGEPGPVIDVHMHAGEFASGGMPMCPNADRFLASDPADGPEAPFGWSKEDCTPRLYPAAKGQYMPEVLAEMKRLNVTGVVFGDPAEVKKWQAAAPERVIPGTAFKSVTTPDQADQLKRLEVAFTKDGFKVMGEIGLQYEGISPSDMRAEPYFALAEKLDIPVAIHMGTGGSGRSNISRPTFRGSMGNPLLLEDLLARHPKLRVQVMHAGYPMVENMLTLLQANSHVYVDIAGLIWSYPRKEVNRYIQRLVEGGFGDRVMYGTDQLLWPGLMAYSIGIIQNADYLTPEQKRDILYNNAARFLRIKK; the protein is encoded by the coding sequence ATGGCCCAGAACGCCGCTGGTGAGCCTGGTCCGGTGATCGACGTGCATATGCATGCCGGCGAATTTGCCAGCGGGGGCATGCCGATGTGCCCCAATGCCGACCGTTTCCTTGCCTCGGATCCTGCCGATGGACCCGAAGCGCCGTTTGGCTGGTCAAAGGAGGATTGCACGCCGCGCCTCTATCCGGCAGCCAAGGGGCAATATATGCCCGAGGTGTTGGCCGAGATGAAAAGGCTGAATGTGACGGGCGTCGTTTTCGGCGATCCGGCAGAGGTCAAGAAATGGCAGGCCGCCGCGCCCGAACGCGTGATCCCCGGCACCGCTTTCAAAAGCGTGACCACCCCCGATCAGGCCGATCAACTCAAGCGACTCGAGGTTGCCTTCACCAAGGACGGCTTCAAGGTGATGGGCGAGATTGGCCTGCAATACGAAGGCATTTCGCCCAGCGATATGCGCGCCGAGCCCTATTTCGCACTGGCGGAGAAGCTGGATATTCCTGTCGCCATCCATATGGGCACCGGCGGTTCGGGGCGCTCGAACATCTCGCGTCCTACCTTCCGTGGCTCGATGGGTAATCCGCTGCTGCTCGAGGATCTGCTGGCCCGCCATCCCAAACTGCGGGTGCAGGTGATGCATGCGGGCTATCCCATGGTCGAAAACATGCTCACGCTGCTTCAGGCCAACAGCCATGTCTATGTCGATATCGCCGGGCTGATCTGGTCTTATCCGCGCAAGGAAGTGAACCGCTATATCCAGCGCCTTGTCGAGGGCGGATTTGGTGACCGTGTGATGTATGGCACTGATCAACTGCTCTGGCCGGGCCTGATGGCTTATTCGATCGGGATCATTCAGAACGCCGACTATCTCACGCCTGAGCAGAAGCGCGATATTCTCTACAACAATGCCGCGCGGTTTCTGCGCATCAAGAAATAG
- the rplR gene encoding 50S ribosomal protein L18, whose translation MAKLSLFERRRRRVRTALKARAGGRPRLSVHRSGRHIYAQIIDDAAGRTLASASSLKKGSKDIGANVDAAVAVGKELAEAAKAAGVTTVVFDRGGFLFHGRVKALADAAREGGLEF comes from the coding sequence ATGGCCAAGCTGTCTCTGTTCGAGCGCCGTCGTCGGCGCGTTCGCACCGCCCTCAAGGCTCGCGCCGGTGGGCGTCCCCGTCTGTCGGTGCACCGTTCGGGTCGCCACATATACGCCCAGATCATCGACGATGCTGCTGGTCGTACCCTCGCTTCGGCTTCGTCGCTGAAGAAGGGCAGCAAGGATATCGGCGCCAATGTCGATGCCGCTGTTGCTGTGGGCAAGGAACTGGCGGAAGCCGCCAAGGCCGCTGGCGTCACCACTGTCGTGTTCGATCGCGGCGGTTTCCTGTTCCATGGCCGCGTCAAGGCGCTGGCCGATGCCGCCCGTGAAGGCGGGCTGGAGTTCTGA
- the rplI gene encoding 50S ribosomal protein L9 — protein MQIILLERIEKLGHIGDVVTVKDGYARNFLLPNKKALRANEANRKVFEAQRADIEKRNAEAKAAAEAQSGDVEGKSVVLIRAASNAGHLYGSVSVRDIADGLNADGAKVTKAMIVLERPIKSIGIYDVRVALHPEVSVTVKVNVARSPDEAELQAQGVNVSEALFDNAVGGFTEAYDPNAEPGEIPAELLEGEAEAE, from the coding sequence ATGCAGATCATTCTCCTCGAACGCATCGAGAAGCTGGGCCACATCGGTGACGTCGTCACCGTGAAGGACGGTTACGCCCGTAACTTCCTGCTGCCCAACAAGAAGGCGCTGCGCGCCAACGAAGCCAACCGCAAGGTGTTCGAAGCTCAGCGCGCCGACATCGAAAAGCGCAATGCTGAAGCCAAGGCTGCGGCCGAAGCCCAGTCGGGCGACGTCGAGGGCAAGAGCGTGGTTCTGATCCGCGCCGCCTCGAACGCCGGCCATCTGTATGGCTCGGTTTCGGTGCGCGATATCGCTGATGGCCTGAACGCCGATGGCGCCAAGGTGACCAAGGCGATGATCGTTCTGGAACGCCCGATCAAGTCGATCGGCATCTATGACGTTCGCGTTGCTCTGCACCCCGAAGTTTCGGTGACCGTCAAGGTGAACGTTGCTCGTTCGCCCGACGAAGCCGAACTCCAGGCCCAGGGCGTCAACGTCTCGGAAGCGCTGTTCGACAACGCTGTGGGCGGCTTCACCGAAGCCTATGACCCGAATGCAGAACCCGGCGAAATCCCGGCGGAACTGCTGGAAGGCGAAGCCGAAGCCGAATAA
- the rpsK gene encoding 30S ribosomal protein S11: MAREPQRLRKRERKNISSGIAHVNASFNNTMVTITDAQGNAISWSSAGMMGFKGSRKSTPYAAQVAADDAGKKAAEHGVRTLEVEVKGPGSGRESALRALQAVGFTITSIRDVTPIPHNGVRPSKRRRV, from the coding sequence ATGGCACGTGAACCCCAGCGCCTTCGCAAGCGGGAACGTAAGAATATTTCGAGCGGCATTGCGCATGTCAATGCCAGCTTCAACAACACGATGGTGACCATCACCGACGCTCAGGGCAATGCGATCAGCTGGTCCAGCGCCGGCATGATGGGTTTCAAGGGCAGCCGTAAGTCGACCCCGTATGCCGCTCAGGTGGCTGCGGATGACGCTGGCAAGAAGGCCGCCGAACACGGCGTGCGCACCCTGGAAGTCGAAGTCAAGGGGCCTGGTTCGGGCCGCGAAAGCGCGCTGCGTGCGCTGCAGGCTGTCGGCTTCACCATCACCTCGATTCGCGATGTGACCCCGATCCCGCACAACGGTGTGCGGCCTTCGAAGCGTCGCCGCGTCTGA
- the rpmD gene encoding 50S ribosomal protein L30 produces MATIKIKQIGSPIRRPEAQRKMLIGLGLNKMNRVVELTDTPEVRGAIAKLPHLVAVVD; encoded by the coding sequence ATGGCAACCATCAAGATCAAGCAGATCGGTTCGCCGATCCGTCGGCCCGAAGCTCAGCGTAAGATGCTGATCGGACTGGGTCTGAACAAGATGAATCGCGTTGTCGAACTGACGGATACCCCCGAAGTTCGCGGTGCGATCGCAAAGCTGCCCCATCTGGTGGCCGTGGTCGACTGA
- the rpsE gene encoding 30S ribosomal protein S5 — protein MADETNLETGAVVGAEAAPEGNEREGRRGRGRGRDGERGEGRGRGRRDDRRGKPDEEQGEELIEKLVHINRVSKTVKGGKRFGFAALVVVGDGKGRVGFGHGKAREVPEAITKATASAKKKMVRVPLKEARTLHHDGKGHFGAGKVSVRSAPAGTGIIAGGPMRAVFESLGVHDVVTKSVGTSNPYNMIRATFDALTNQSSPKSVAQRRGKKVTDLLNRDGHHHSEAQLEAAAAAITE, from the coding sequence ATGGCTGACGAAACCAACCTTGAAACCGGTGCCGTTGTCGGCGCCGAAGCCGCTCCCGAGGGCAACGAGCGTGAAGGTCGTCGTGGTCGTGGTCGCGGACGCGATGGCGAGCGTGGCGAAGGCCGCGGTCGTGGTCGCCGCGACGACCGTCGCGGCAAGCCTGACGAGGAGCAGGGTGAAGAGCTGATCGAAAAGCTCGTTCACATCAACCGCGTCAGCAAGACCGTGAAGGGCGGTAAGCGCTTCGGCTTTGCTGCTCTCGTGGTGGTGGGCGATGGCAAGGGCCGCGTTGGCTTTGGTCATGGCAAGGCGCGCGAAGTGCCCGAAGCCATCACCAAGGCGACCGCTTCGGCCAAGAAGAAGATGGTTCGCGTTCCCCTCAAGGAAGCGCGCACCCTTCACCACGACGGCAAGGGCCATTTTGGCGCTGGCAAGGTGAGCGTGCGTTCGGCCCCGGCCGGTACGGGTATCATCGCTGGCGGCCCGATGCGCGCTGTCTTCGAAAGCCTGGGCGTTCATGACGTGGTGACCAAGTCGGTCGGCACCTCGAACCCCTACAACATGATCCGCGCCACTTTCGACGCTCTGACCAACCAGTCGAGCCCGAAGTCGGTGGCGCAGCGTCGCGGCAAGAAGGTCACCGACCTGCTGAACCGCGATGGGCATCACCACTCTGAGGCGCAGCTTGAAGCTGCTGCCGCTGCGATTACGGAGTAA
- the rpsR gene encoding 30S ribosomal protein S18: MARAFFRRRKSCPFSGKNAPKIDYKDIRLLQGFMSERGKIVPSRITAVSAKKQRELGQAIKRARHLGLLPYLVK, from the coding sequence ATGGCTCGTGCATTTTTCCGTCGTCGCAAGAGCTGCCCCTTCTCGGGCAAGAACGCTCCCAAGATCGACTATAAGGACATCCGCCTGCTTCAGGGCTTCATGTCTGAACGTGGCAAGATCGTTCCCAGCCGCATCACCGCCGTTTCTGCCAAGAAGCAGCGTGAACTGGGTCAGGCGATCAAGCGCGCCCGTCATCTGGGCCTGCTGCCCTACCTCGTGAAGTAA
- a CDS encoding DNA-directed RNA polymerase subunit alpha, which translates to MTVNIKNWQELKKPNSLEVKPGNDPKRRATFVAEPLERGFGLTLGNALRRVLLSSLQGAAITSIKIENVLHEFSSLAGVREDVTDIVLNVKQIALKMQGEGPKRLQLSATGPGEVRAGDIAVTGDIEVMNKDLVICHLDEGATLNMELTADSGKGYVPAVQNRPIDAPIGLIPVDSLYSPVRQVSYKVDNARIGQELDYDKLSLSVETDGTVAPEDAVAYAARILQDQLALFVHFEDIAPVGAAPMIGGIAAAAPEEGDTNQLNRYLLKKVDELELSVRSANCLKNDNIIYIGDLVQKTEAEMLRTPNFGRKSLNEIKEVLSSMGLRLGMDIPGWPPENIEEMAKKLEQELLG; encoded by the coding sequence ATGACTGTCAACATCAAGAACTGGCAGGAACTGAAGAAGCCCAACAGCCTCGAAGTCAAGCCGGGGAACGACCCCAAGCGCCGCGCGACTTTCGTCGCCGAACCGCTGGAACGCGGTTTCGGTCTGACGCTGGGCAATGCGCTGCGTCGCGTCCTGCTTTCTTCTCTGCAGGGCGCCGCGATCACCTCGATCAAGATCGAGAACGTGCTGCATGAGTTCAGCTCGCTGGCCGGTGTGCGTGAAGACGTTACCGACATCGTGCTGAACGTGAAGCAGATCGCGCTCAAGATGCAGGGCGAAGGTCCGAAGCGCTTGCAGCTCTCGGCCACCGGTCCGGGCGAAGTGCGCGCTGGCGATATTGCAGTGACGGGCGATATCGAGGTCATGAACAAGGACCTCGTGATTTGCCACCTCGACGAAGGTGCAACGCTGAACATGGAACTGACCGCAGACAGCGGCAAGGGCTATGTGCCGGCGGTGCAGAACCGTCCGATTGATGCACCGATTGGTCTCATTCCGGTCGACTCGCTTTACTCGCCGGTGCGTCAGGTCAGCTACAAGGTTGACAATGCGCGTATCGGTCAGGAACTGGACTATGACAAGCTGAGCCTTTCGGTGGAAACCGATGGTACGGTGGCTCCTGAAGACGCGGTGGCCTATGCTGCGCGCATTCTGCAGGACCAGTTGGCTCTGTTCGTCCACTTCGAGGATATTGCTCCGGTTGGCGCGGCTCCGATGATTGGCGGCATTGCTGCTGCTGCTCCGGAAGAAGGCGACACGAATCAGCTCAACCGTTACCTTCTTAAGAAGGTGGACGAACTGGAACTGTCGGTCCGCTCCGCCAACTGTCTCAAGAACGACAACATCATCTATATCGGCGATCTGGTTCAGAAGACCGAAGCCGAGATGCTGCGCACGCCGAACTTCGGCCGCAAGTCGCTCAACGAGATCAAGGAAGTGCTCTCTTCGATGGGTCTGCGTCTGGGGATGGATATCCCCGGTTGGCCGCCTGAGAACATCGAGGAAATGGCCAAGAAGCTCGAACAGGAGCTTCTGGGCTAA
- the rplO gene encoding 50S ribosomal protein L15: MTKLNDIRDNAGARHRRIRVGRGIGSGKGKTSGRGQKGAKARSGVSINGFEGGQMPLHMRLPKRGFNNPFGKDYAEVNLGMVQKAIDAGKLDISAVVDHAALKGAGLARGGKDGVRLLGKGVFSAKVNFKVAGVSAGAKSTVEAAGGSVEVPAVAEAAE, translated from the coding sequence ATGACCAAGTTGAATGATATCCGTGACAATGCTGGCGCCCGCCACCGTCGTATCCGCGTCGGCCGCGGCATCGGTTCGGGCAAGGGCAAGACTTCTGGCCGCGGTCAGAAGGGTGCCAAGGCGCGTTCGGGCGTGTCGATCAATGGTTTCGAAGGCGGTCAGATGCCGCTTCACATGCGTCTGCCGAAGCGTGGTTTCAACAACCCGTTTGGCAAGGACTATGCTGAAGTGAACCTGGGCATGGTCCAGAAGGCGATCGACGCCGGCAAGCTCGACATTTCCGCTGTTGTGGATCACGCCGCGCTCAAGGGTGCTGGTCTGGCCCGTGGCGGCAAGGACGGCGTGCGTTTGCTCGGCAAGGGTGTGTTCAGCGCCAAGGTCAATTTCAAGGTTGCCGGCGTTTCTGCCGGTGCCAAGTCGACTGTTGAAGCTGCCGGTGGTTCGGTCGAAGTGCCGGCCGTGGCTGAAGCTGCCGAGTAA
- the secY gene encoding preprotein translocase subunit SecY, whose amino-acid sequence MASRADNIASTLSLANFNKATELKSRIWFTVGALIVFRFLSFVPLPGVNPLVLQQLYAKTQGGILDIFNTFSGGSLERMSLIALGVMPYITASIVVQLAASLHPALASLKKEGESGRKKLNQWTRYGAVLLTAIQGWAIASGLEAYGTSAGLQAVVIPGMLFRVCAVISLIGGTMFLLWLGEQITSRGIGNGTSLIIMAGIVAQMPQFFIQLFEGGRSGSVNGLTIFAMVALVVGMILFISFMERATRRLLIQYPKRATQNGMMQADRSHLPLKINTAGVIPPIFASSLLLLPLTITQFAGKSVAPDSALGNVIVTLNQYLGHGKPLYMALYAIGIVFFCFFYTAVVFNPEETADNLKRNGGFIPGIRPGKNTSTYLDYVLTRITVIGAAYITIVCVVPEFFMEQTGLRLVVAGGTSLLIVVNVTVDTITQIQSHLLAHQYGDLIKKAKLKGRMR is encoded by the coding sequence ATGGCATCGCGCGCCGATAATATCGCCAGTACACTCAGTCTCGCCAATTTCAACAAGGCGACGGAACTCAAGAGCCGCATCTGGTTCACCGTCGGGGCGCTGATTGTCTTTCGTTTTCTGAGCTTCGTCCCGCTTCCGGGCGTCAATCCGCTGGTGCTCCAGCAGCTTTACGCCAAGACGCAGGGTGGCATTCTCGACATTTTCAACACTTTCTCGGGCGGCAGCCTCGAGCGCATGAGCCTCATCGCGCTTGGCGTCATGCCCTATATCACGGCCTCGATTGTCGTGCAGCTCGCCGCTTCGCTGCATCCGGCGCTGGCCTCGCTGAAAAAGGAAGGCGAGAGCGGGCGTAAGAAGCTGAACCAGTGGACGCGCTATGGCGCGGTGCTGCTGACGGCTATTCAGGGCTGGGCTATCGCTTCGGGTCTTGAGGCATACGGCACTTCGGCCGGGCTTCAGGCTGTGGTTATTCCGGGCATGCTGTTCCGCGTCTGTGCTGTGATTTCGCTGATCGGCGGGACGATGTTCCTGCTGTGGCTGGGCGAACAGATCACCAGCCGGGGTATCGGCAACGGCACTTCGCTGATCATCATGGCAGGTATTGTGGCCCAGATGCCTCAATTTTTCATCCAGCTGTTTGAGGGCGGGCGTTCGGGTTCAGTCAACGGGCTGACCATCTTTGCGATGGTGGCGCTGGTGGTGGGCATGATTCTGTTCATCAGCTTTATGGAGCGCGCCACCCGCCGCCTGCTGATCCAGTATCCCAAGCGTGCGACTCAGAACGGCATGATGCAGGCAGATCGCAGCCATCTGCCGCTCAAGATCAACACAGCAGGCGTGATTCCGCCGATCTTCGCCAGTTCGCTGCTGCTGCTGCCGCTGACCATCACTCAATTTGCCGGCAAATCGGTTGCGCCCGATTCGGCGCTGGGCAATGTGATTGTCACGCTCAATCAGTATCTGGGGCATGGTAAGCCGCTGTACATGGCACTCTATGCCATCGGCATCGTGTTCTTCTGCTTCTTCTACACCGCCGTGGTGTTCAACCCGGAGGAGACAGCGGACAACCTCAAGCGCAACGGCGGCTTCATTCCGGGCATTCGTCCGGGCAAGAACACGTCGACCTATCTCGACTATGTTCTGACGCGAATCACGGTGATCGGCGCTGCCTATATTACCATAGTATGTGTTGTGCCCGAGTTCTTCATGGAGCAAACCGGGCTGCGGCTGGTGGTGGCTGGCGGCACGAGTTTGCTGATCGTGGTGAACGTGACCGTTGATACCATCACCCAGATTCAGTCGCATCTGTTGGCTCATCAATATGGTGATCTGATCAAGAAGGCGAAACTCAAGGGGCGGATGCGCTGA
- the rplQ gene encoding 50S ribosomal protein L17, which yields MRHKYGQRKLNRTSQHRQSLLRNLSASLIKHEQILTTVPKAKELRPYLEKLITLAKRGGLSNRRLAHARLQDDAQLVKLFDVLASRYADRSGGYTRVIKAGIRASDAAPLAIIELVDRDVAAKGQDSGPVLTADEGEE from the coding sequence ATGCGTCATAAGTACGGCCAGCGTAAGCTGAACCGCACCAGCCAGCACCGCCAGTCGCTGCTGCGCAACCTGTCGGCTTCGCTCATCAAGCATGAGCAGATCCTGACCACTGTTCCCAAGGCCAAGGAACTTCGCCCCTACCTCGAGAAGCTGATCACGCTGGCAAAGCGTGGCGGTCTTTCGAACCGTCGTTTGGCGCACGCCCGCCTTCAGGACGATGCTCAGTTGGTCAAGCTGTTCGACGTTCTGGCTTCGCGCTATGCTGATCGTAGCGGTGGTTACACCCGCGTGATCAAGGCAGGCATCCGTGCTTCGGACGCCGCACCTCTGGCGATCATCGAACTGGTTGACCGTGACGTGGCCGCCAAGGGCCAGGATTCGGGTCCGGTTCTGACTGCGGATGAAGGTGAGGAATAA
- a CDS encoding adenylate kinase produces MNIILLGPPGAGKGTQAQRLVERHGFRQLSTGDMLRAAVRAGTPVGLEAKAVMERGELVSDAIVSALIGEELDSMGPEAGAIFDGYPRTAAQAESLDAILGERGRKLDHVIELDVDEDALVERITGRFTCANCGKGYHDKFEQPKAFGVCDKCNGTEFKRRPDDNEETVRTRMAEYRAKTAPILPIYEARGIVSRVNGMAELGHVTEAIERIIA; encoded by the coding sequence GTGAATATCATTCTGCTTGGACCGCCGGGGGCTGGCAAGGGCACCCAGGCCCAGCGCCTCGTTGAGCGTCATGGCTTCCGCCAGCTTTCGACCGGCGACATGCTGCGTGCTGCCGTCAGGGCGGGCACGCCCGTGGGCCTTGAAGCAAAGGCGGTGATGGAGCGTGGCGAACTGGTTTCGGATGCGATTGTTTCGGCGCTGATCGGTGAAGAGCTTGACAGTATGGGGCCCGAAGCAGGCGCGATTTTTGATGGCTATCCGCGCACGGCGGCGCAGGCCGAATCGCTCGATGCCATTCTGGGGGAGCGCGGCCGTAAGCTGGACCATGTGATCGAACTGGACGTTGATGAAGACGCTCTGGTTGAGCGCATCACCGGTCGCTTTACCTGCGCCAATTGCGGCAAGGGCTATCACGACAAGTTCGAGCAGCCCAAGGCCTTTGGCGTGTGTGACAAGTGCAACGGCACCGAATTTAAGCGTCGGCCTGACGACAATGAGGAAACGGTGCGCACGCGCATGGCCGAATATCGCGCCAAGACCGCGCCGATCCTGCCGATCTATGAGGCGCGCGGCATTGTTTCGCGCGTCAATGGCATGGCCGAACTTGGGCATGTTACCGAGGCGATCGAACGGATTATAGCTTGA
- a CDS encoding AMP nucleosidase encodes MNTEEIITQLSAIYDAAVATLRSDIADFAEKGTIPSAARIAENAWCYPELRVHYSGRETHPDASRAFGRLNDAGSYATTVTKPHLFAGYLEEQLLTLAEDYEITVEVARSNQQIPFPYVLDATNATSARPWELAQHFPTTELALIGDELSDGLVDMGQDGQVMPLALFDGLRTDFSLARLAHYTGTSPSHFQRYILFTNYHRYVDEFVDWAGQQLGENGYTALSGAGGLYLTQRHDNARVLLSDTAWRRHQMPAYHLIGPNRRGITLVNIGVGPSNAKTICDHLAVLRPEAWLMIGHCGGLRDTQKIGDYVLAHAYLRDDHVLDPVLPPEIPIPAIAEVQRALEHAAEIISGQTGANLKKRLRTGTVVTTDDRNWELRYTLSAQRFSLSRAVGIDMESATIAAQGYRFRVPYGTLLCVSDKPLHGEIKLPGQANRFYEEAIAAHLAIGTTTVDLLRAEGQRLHSRKLRAFREPPFR; translated from the coding sequence ATGAACACAGAAGAAATCATCACCCAATTGAGCGCCATCTATGATGCCGCCGTCGCCACATTGCGGTCCGATATCGCGGATTTCGCCGAAAAGGGTACGATCCCGTCCGCCGCACGGATTGCCGAAAACGCATGGTGCTACCCCGAATTGCGGGTCCATTATTCGGGCCGTGAGACTCATCCCGATGCCAGTCGCGCCTTTGGCCGCCTCAATGATGCAGGCTCCTATGCCACCACCGTCACCAAGCCGCACCTGTTCGCGGGCTATCTTGAGGAACAATTGCTGACGCTGGCCGAGGATTACGAAATCACGGTCGAGGTGGCCCGCTCCAATCAGCAGATCCCCTTCCCCTATGTGCTGGACGCCACCAATGCGACATCGGCGCGGCCATGGGAACTGGCTCAGCATTTCCCGACCACCGAACTGGCGCTGATCGGCGATGAACTGTCCGACGGACTGGTTGATATGGGTCAGGACGGCCAGGTGATGCCATTGGCGCTGTTTGACGGCCTGCGCACCGATTTCAGCCTGGCCCGCCTCGCCCACTACACCGGCACCAGCCCCAGCCATTTCCAGCGCTACATTCTCTTCACCAACTATCACCGCTATGTCGATGAATTCGTCGATTGGGCCGGCCAGCAATTGGGCGAGAACGGCTATACGGCGCTGTCGGGCGCGGGGGGACTGTATCTGACCCAGCGACATGACAATGCGCGTGTCCTGCTCTCTGACACCGCCTGGCGGCGGCATCAGATGCCCGCCTATCACCTGATCGGTCCGAACCGCAGGGGGATCACGCTGGTCAACATCGGCGTCGGCCCGTCCAACGCGAAAACCATCTGCGATCACCTTGCGGTGCTGCGCCCCGAAGCGTGGCTGATGATCGGCCATTGCGGCGGCCTGCGCGACACACAGAAGATCGGCGACTACGTGCTGGCCCATGCCTATCTGCGTGATGACCATGTGCTCGACCCGGTCCTGCCGCCAGAGATCCCCATTCCCGCGATTGCCGAGGTTCAGCGCGCGCTGGAACATGCCGCCGAAATCATTTCCGGGCAGACCGGCGCGAATCTGAAAAAACGCCTGCGTACCGGCACCGTGGTCACTACCGACGACCGCAACTGGGAACTGCGCTATACGCTCTCGGCCCAGCGTTTCAGCCTGAGCCGGGCGGTGGGCATTGACATGGAGAGCGCCACGATCGCCGCACAGGGCTATCGCTTCCGCGTTCCCTATGGCACGCTGCTCTGCGTGTCGGACAAGCCGCTGCATGGCGAGATCAAGCTGCCCGGACAGGCCAACCGCTTCTATGAAGAAGCTATCGCCGCGCATCTGGCCATCGGCACCACCACGGTCGACCTGCTGCGTGCCGAAGGCCAGCGCCTTCATTCGCGCAAGCTGCGCGCCTTTCGCGAACCGCCATTCCGCTGA
- the rplF gene encoding 50S ribosomal protein L6 → MSRIGKKPVAIPAGVSANIADGVLSVKGPKGALTLNLRDEISYAVDGDTILVKPANDTKQARAFWGMQRTLVSNLITGVTEGYTKTLQITGVGYRATAQGKVLKLQLGYSHDVNFDVPEGIEIKTPDNTTVLISGIDKQKVGQVAAEIRRWRKPEPYKGKGIKYAGEFIFRKEGKKK, encoded by the coding sequence ATGAGCCGCATTGGTAAGAAGCCTGTTGCCATTCCGGCGGGCGTCTCGGCGAACATCGCCGATGGCGTGCTGTCCGTGAAGGGCCCCAAGGGCGCGCTGACGTTGAACCTGCGTGACGAGATCAGCTATGCTGTTGACGGCGACACCATCCTGGTGAAGCCCGCCAACGACACGAAGCAGGCTCGCGCGTTCTGGGGCATGCAGCGCACGCTCGTCTCGAATCTGATCACCGGTGTGACCGAAGGCTACACCAAGACCCTGCAGATCACCGGTGTGGGCTATCGCGCCACCGCTCAGGGCAAGGTGCTCAAGCTTCAGCTGGGCTACAGCCACGACGTCAACTTCGACGTTCCCGAAGGCATCGAGATCAAGACCCCGGATAACACCACGGTCCTGATTTCCGGTATCGACAAGCAGAAGGTGGGTCAGGTTGCGGCCGAGATCCGTCGCTGGCGTAAGCCCGAACCCTATAAGGGCAAGGGTATCAAGTACGCTGGCGAGTTCATCTTCCGCAAGGAAGGGAAGAAGAAGTAA